One genomic segment of Vulpes vulpes isolate BD-2025 chromosome 2, VulVul3, whole genome shotgun sequence includes these proteins:
- the PCGF2 gene encoding polycomb group RING finger protein 2 isoform X5, whose product MRPETDPRVTLPRPPAPHPGIMHRTTRIKITELNPHLMCALCGGYFIDATTIVECLHSFCKTCIVRYLETNKYCPMCDVQVHKTRPLLSIRSDKTLQDIVYKLVPGLFKDEMKRRRDFYAAYPLTEVPNGSNEDRGEVLEQEKGALSDNEIVSLSIEFYEGVRDREEKKGPLENGDGDKEKQTGVRFLQCPAAMTVMHLAKFLRNKMDVPSKYKVEVLYEDEPLKEYYTLMDIAYIYPWRRNGPLPLKYRVQPACKRLTLPTAPTPSEGTNTSGASESGGATAAANGGTSNCLQTPSSTSRGRKMTVNGAPVPPLT is encoded by the exons GGTGACgctccccaggccccctgccccccaccccggcatCATGCACCGGACCACCCGGATCAAAATCACGGAGCTGAATCCTCACCTCATGTGTGCCCTCTGCGGGGGGTACTTCATTGATGCTACTACCATCGTGGAGTGCTTGCATTCCT TCTGCAAAACCTGCATCGTGCGCTACCTGGAGACCAACAAGTACTGCCCCATGTGTGACGTGCAGGTCCATAAAACCAGACCGCTGCTGAGCATCAG ATCTGACAAGACCCTCCAAGACATCGTCTATAAACTGGTCCCTGGGCTTTTTAAAG aTGAGATGAAACGGCGGCGGGACTTCTACGCAGCGTACCCCCTGACTGAAG TCCCCAATGGCTCCAATGAGGACCGCGGCGAGGTCCTGGAGCAGGAGAAGGGGGCTCTGAGCGACAACGAGATCGTCAGCCTCTCCATTGAGTTCTACGAAGGTGTAAG GGACCGGGAGGAAAAGAAGGGtcctctggaaaatggggatgggGACAAGGAGAAG CAGACAGGGGTGCGATTCCTGCAATGCCCAGCAGCCATGACCGTCATGCATCTCGCCAAGTTTCTTCGCAACAAGATGGATGTGCCCAGCAAGTACAAG GTGGAGGTTCTGTATGAGGATGAGCCACTGAAGGAATACTACACCCTCATGGATATCGCCTACATCTATCCCTGGCGGCGG aATGGGCCTCTTCCCCTCAAGTATCGGGTCCAGCCAGCCTGCAAGCGGCTCACCTTGCCTACAGCACCCACCCCCTCGGAGGGTACCAACACCAGCGGGGCATCCGAGT CCGGTGGGGCCACCGCAGCTGCGAACGGGGGTACCTCGAACTGCCTGCAGACACCATCTTCCACCAGCAGGGGGCGCAAGATGACTGTCAACGGAGCTCCTGTGCCCCCCTTAACTTGA
- the PCGF2 gene encoding polycomb group RING finger protein 2 isoform X4, with the protein MHRTTRIKITELNPHLMCALCGGYFIDATTIVECLHSFCKTCIVRYLETNKYCPMCDVQVHKTRPLLSIRSDKTLQDIVYKLVPGLFKDEMKRRRDFYAAYPLTEVPNGSNEDRGEVLEQEKGALSDNEIVSLSIEFYEGVRDREEKKGPLENGDGDKEKTGVRFLQCPAAMTVMHLAKFLRNKMDVPSKYKVEVLYEDEPLKEYYTLMDIAYIYPWRRNGPLPLKYRVQPACKRLTLPTAPTPSEGTNTSGASECESISDKAPSPATLPATSSSLPSPATPCHGSPSSHGPPATHPTSPTPPATAGGATAAANGGTSNCLQTPSSTSRGRKMTVNGAPVPPLT; encoded by the exons ATGCACCGGACCACCCGGATCAAAATCACGGAGCTGAATCCTCACCTCATGTGTGCCCTCTGCGGGGGGTACTTCATTGATGCTACTACCATCGTGGAGTGCTTGCATTCCT TCTGCAAAACCTGCATCGTGCGCTACCTGGAGACCAACAAGTACTGCCCCATGTGTGACGTGCAGGTCCATAAAACCAGACCGCTGCTGAGCATCAG ATCTGACAAGACCCTCCAAGACATCGTCTATAAACTGGTCCCTGGGCTTTTTAAAG aTGAGATGAAACGGCGGCGGGACTTCTACGCAGCGTACCCCCTGACTGAAG TCCCCAATGGCTCCAATGAGGACCGCGGCGAGGTCCTGGAGCAGGAGAAGGGGGCTCTGAGCGACAACGAGATCGTCAGCCTCTCCATTGAGTTCTACGAAGGTGTAAG GGACCGGGAGGAAAAGAAGGGtcctctggaaaatggggatgggGACAAGGAGAAG ACAGGGGTGCGATTCCTGCAATGCCCAGCAGCCATGACCGTCATGCATCTCGCCAAGTTTCTTCGCAACAAGATGGATGTGCCCAGCAAGTACAAG GTGGAGGTTCTGTATGAGGATGAGCCACTGAAGGAATACTACACCCTCATGGATATCGCCTACATCTATCCCTGGCGGCGG aATGGGCCTCTTCCCCTCAAGTATCGGGTCCAGCCAGCCTGCAAGCGGCTCACCTTGCCTACAGCACCCACCCCCTCGGAGGGTACCAACACCAGCGGGGCATCCGAGTGTGAGTCCATCAGCGACAaggctcccagccctgccaccctgccagccacctcctcctccctgcccagcccagccaccCCCTGCCATGGCTCCCCCAGCTCCCATGGGCCCCCGGCCACCCACCCTACCTCCCCTACTCCCCCTGCCACAGCCGGTGGGGCCACCGCAGCTGCGAACGGGGGTACCTCGAACTGCCTGCAGACACCATCTTCCACCAGCAGGGGGCGCAAGATGACTGTCAACGGAGCTCCTGTGCCCCCCTTAACTTGA
- the PCGF2 gene encoding polycomb group RING finger protein 2 isoform X1, which yields MRPETDPRVTLPRPPAPHPGIMHRTTRIKITELNPHLMCALCGGYFIDATTIVECLHSFCKTCIVRYLETNKYCPMCDVQVHKTRPLLSIRSDKTLQDIVYKLVPGLFKDEMKRRRDFYAAYPLTEVPNGSNEDRGEVLEQEKGALSDNEIVSLSIEFYEGVRDREEKKGPLENGDGDKEKQTGVRFLQCPAAMTVMHLAKFLRNKMDVPSKYKVEVLYEDEPLKEYYTLMDIAYIYPWRRNGPLPLKYRVQPACKRLTLPTAPTPSEGTNTSGASECESISDKAPSPATLPATSSSLPSPATPCHGSPSSHGPPATHPTSPTPPATAGGATAAANGGTSNCLQTPSSTSRGRKMTVNGAPVPPLT from the exons GGTGACgctccccaggccccctgccccccaccccggcatCATGCACCGGACCACCCGGATCAAAATCACGGAGCTGAATCCTCACCTCATGTGTGCCCTCTGCGGGGGGTACTTCATTGATGCTACTACCATCGTGGAGTGCTTGCATTCCT TCTGCAAAACCTGCATCGTGCGCTACCTGGAGACCAACAAGTACTGCCCCATGTGTGACGTGCAGGTCCATAAAACCAGACCGCTGCTGAGCATCAG ATCTGACAAGACCCTCCAAGACATCGTCTATAAACTGGTCCCTGGGCTTTTTAAAG aTGAGATGAAACGGCGGCGGGACTTCTACGCAGCGTACCCCCTGACTGAAG TCCCCAATGGCTCCAATGAGGACCGCGGCGAGGTCCTGGAGCAGGAGAAGGGGGCTCTGAGCGACAACGAGATCGTCAGCCTCTCCATTGAGTTCTACGAAGGTGTAAG GGACCGGGAGGAAAAGAAGGGtcctctggaaaatggggatgggGACAAGGAGAAG CAGACAGGGGTGCGATTCCTGCAATGCCCAGCAGCCATGACCGTCATGCATCTCGCCAAGTTTCTTCGCAACAAGATGGATGTGCCCAGCAAGTACAAG GTGGAGGTTCTGTATGAGGATGAGCCACTGAAGGAATACTACACCCTCATGGATATCGCCTACATCTATCCCTGGCGGCGG aATGGGCCTCTTCCCCTCAAGTATCGGGTCCAGCCAGCCTGCAAGCGGCTCACCTTGCCTACAGCACCCACCCCCTCGGAGGGTACCAACACCAGCGGGGCATCCGAGTGTGAGTCCATCAGCGACAaggctcccagccctgccaccctgccagccacctcctcctccctgcccagcccagccaccCCCTGCCATGGCTCCCCCAGCTCCCATGGGCCCCCGGCCACCCACCCTACCTCCCCTACTCCCCCTGCCACAGCCGGTGGGGCCACCGCAGCTGCGAACGGGGGTACCTCGAACTGCCTGCAGACACCATCTTCCACCAGCAGGGGGCGCAAGATGACTGTCAACGGAGCTCCTGTGCCCCCCTTAACTTGA
- the PCGF2 gene encoding polycomb group RING finger protein 2 isoform X6: MRPETDPRVTLPRPPAPHPGIMHRTTRIKITELNPHLMCALCGGYFIDATTIVECLHSFCKTCIVRYLETNKYCPMCDVQVHKTRPLLSIRSDKTLQDIVYKLVPGLFKDEMKRRRDFYAAYPLTEVPNGSNEDRGEVLEQEKGALSDNEIVSLSIEFYEGVRDREEKKGPLENGDGDKEKTGVRFLQCPAAMTVMHLAKFLRNKMDVPSKYKVEVLYEDEPLKEYYTLMDIAYIYPWRRNGPLPLKYRVQPACKRLTLPTAPTPSEGTNTSGASESGGATAAANGGTSNCLQTPSSTSRGRKMTVNGAPVPPLT, translated from the exons GGTGACgctccccaggccccctgccccccaccccggcatCATGCACCGGACCACCCGGATCAAAATCACGGAGCTGAATCCTCACCTCATGTGTGCCCTCTGCGGGGGGTACTTCATTGATGCTACTACCATCGTGGAGTGCTTGCATTCCT TCTGCAAAACCTGCATCGTGCGCTACCTGGAGACCAACAAGTACTGCCCCATGTGTGACGTGCAGGTCCATAAAACCAGACCGCTGCTGAGCATCAG ATCTGACAAGACCCTCCAAGACATCGTCTATAAACTGGTCCCTGGGCTTTTTAAAG aTGAGATGAAACGGCGGCGGGACTTCTACGCAGCGTACCCCCTGACTGAAG TCCCCAATGGCTCCAATGAGGACCGCGGCGAGGTCCTGGAGCAGGAGAAGGGGGCTCTGAGCGACAACGAGATCGTCAGCCTCTCCATTGAGTTCTACGAAGGTGTAAG GGACCGGGAGGAAAAGAAGGGtcctctggaaaatggggatgggGACAAGGAGAAG ACAGGGGTGCGATTCCTGCAATGCCCAGCAGCCATGACCGTCATGCATCTCGCCAAGTTTCTTCGCAACAAGATGGATGTGCCCAGCAAGTACAAG GTGGAGGTTCTGTATGAGGATGAGCCACTGAAGGAATACTACACCCTCATGGATATCGCCTACATCTATCCCTGGCGGCGG aATGGGCCTCTTCCCCTCAAGTATCGGGTCCAGCCAGCCTGCAAGCGGCTCACCTTGCCTACAGCACCCACCCCCTCGGAGGGTACCAACACCAGCGGGGCATCCGAGT CCGGTGGGGCCACCGCAGCTGCGAACGGGGGTACCTCGAACTGCCTGCAGACACCATCTTCCACCAGCAGGGGGCGCAAGATGACTGTCAACGGAGCTCCTGTGCCCCCCTTAACTTGA
- the CISD3 gene encoding CDGSH iron-sulfur domain-containing protein 3, mitochondrial has protein sequence MSGVGAPVRPAAWRLSQRRDLSSWLSRWFPKTPAKSVVALKAPIKVELVAGKTYRWCVCGRSKKQPFCDGSHFFQRTGLSPLKFKAQETRVMALCTCKATQKPPYCDGTHRSERVQKAELGSPL, from the exons ATGAGTGGCGTGGGGGCGCCCGTGCGGCCTGCGGCCTGG AGGCTGAGCCAGAGGCGCGACCTCTCCTCCTGGCTG AGCCGATGGTTCCCTAAAACCCCAGCCAAGTCTGTGGTGGCCCTGAAAGCGCCCATCAAGGTGGAGTTGGTAGCTGGGAAAACCTacagatggtgtgtgtgtgggcgCAGCAAGAAGCAG CCCTTCTGTGATGGCTCCCACTTCTTCCAACGCACTGGCCTCTCCCCACTCAAGTTCAAGGCCCAGGAGACCCGAGTAATGGCCCTCTGTACCTGCAAGGCCACCCAGAAGCCTCCGTACTGCGATGGTACCCACAGGAGTGAGCGGGTGCAGAAGGCAGAACTGGGCTCCCCACTCTGA
- the PCGF2 gene encoding polycomb group RING finger protein 2 isoform X7, with protein sequence MHRTTRIKITELNPHLMCALCGGYFIDATTIVECLHSFCKTCIVRYLETNKYCPMCDVQVHKTRPLLSIRSDKTLQDIVYKLVPGLFKDEMKRRRDFYAAYPLTEVPNGSNEDRGEVLEQEKGALSDNEIVSLSIEFYEGVRDREEKKGPLENGDGDKEKTGVRFLQCPAAMTVMHLAKFLRNKMDVPSKYKVEVLYEDEPLKEYYTLMDIAYIYPWRRNGPLPLKYRVQPACKRLTLPTAPTPSEGTNTSGASESGGATAAANGGTSNCLQTPSSTSRGRKMTVNGAPVPPLT encoded by the exons ATGCACCGGACCACCCGGATCAAAATCACGGAGCTGAATCCTCACCTCATGTGTGCCCTCTGCGGGGGGTACTTCATTGATGCTACTACCATCGTGGAGTGCTTGCATTCCT TCTGCAAAACCTGCATCGTGCGCTACCTGGAGACCAACAAGTACTGCCCCATGTGTGACGTGCAGGTCCATAAAACCAGACCGCTGCTGAGCATCAG ATCTGACAAGACCCTCCAAGACATCGTCTATAAACTGGTCCCTGGGCTTTTTAAAG aTGAGATGAAACGGCGGCGGGACTTCTACGCAGCGTACCCCCTGACTGAAG TCCCCAATGGCTCCAATGAGGACCGCGGCGAGGTCCTGGAGCAGGAGAAGGGGGCTCTGAGCGACAACGAGATCGTCAGCCTCTCCATTGAGTTCTACGAAGGTGTAAG GGACCGGGAGGAAAAGAAGGGtcctctggaaaatggggatgggGACAAGGAGAAG ACAGGGGTGCGATTCCTGCAATGCCCAGCAGCCATGACCGTCATGCATCTCGCCAAGTTTCTTCGCAACAAGATGGATGTGCCCAGCAAGTACAAG GTGGAGGTTCTGTATGAGGATGAGCCACTGAAGGAATACTACACCCTCATGGATATCGCCTACATCTATCCCTGGCGGCGG aATGGGCCTCTTCCCCTCAAGTATCGGGTCCAGCCAGCCTGCAAGCGGCTCACCTTGCCTACAGCACCCACCCCCTCGGAGGGTACCAACACCAGCGGGGCATCCGAGT CCGGTGGGGCCACCGCAGCTGCGAACGGGGGTACCTCGAACTGCCTGCAGACACCATCTTCCACCAGCAGGGGGCGCAAGATGACTGTCAACGGAGCTCCTGTGCCCCCCTTAACTTGA
- the PCGF2 gene encoding polycomb group RING finger protein 2 isoform X2, which yields MRPETDPRVTLPRPPAPHPGIMHRTTRIKITELNPHLMCALCGGYFIDATTIVECLHSFCKTCIVRYLETNKYCPMCDVQVHKTRPLLSIRSDKTLQDIVYKLVPGLFKDEMKRRRDFYAAYPLTEVPNGSNEDRGEVLEQEKGALSDNEIVSLSIEFYEGVRDREEKKGPLENGDGDKEKTGVRFLQCPAAMTVMHLAKFLRNKMDVPSKYKVEVLYEDEPLKEYYTLMDIAYIYPWRRNGPLPLKYRVQPACKRLTLPTAPTPSEGTNTSGASECESISDKAPSPATLPATSSSLPSPATPCHGSPSSHGPPATHPTSPTPPATAGGATAAANGGTSNCLQTPSSTSRGRKMTVNGAPVPPLT from the exons GGTGACgctccccaggccccctgccccccaccccggcatCATGCACCGGACCACCCGGATCAAAATCACGGAGCTGAATCCTCACCTCATGTGTGCCCTCTGCGGGGGGTACTTCATTGATGCTACTACCATCGTGGAGTGCTTGCATTCCT TCTGCAAAACCTGCATCGTGCGCTACCTGGAGACCAACAAGTACTGCCCCATGTGTGACGTGCAGGTCCATAAAACCAGACCGCTGCTGAGCATCAG ATCTGACAAGACCCTCCAAGACATCGTCTATAAACTGGTCCCTGGGCTTTTTAAAG aTGAGATGAAACGGCGGCGGGACTTCTACGCAGCGTACCCCCTGACTGAAG TCCCCAATGGCTCCAATGAGGACCGCGGCGAGGTCCTGGAGCAGGAGAAGGGGGCTCTGAGCGACAACGAGATCGTCAGCCTCTCCATTGAGTTCTACGAAGGTGTAAG GGACCGGGAGGAAAAGAAGGGtcctctggaaaatggggatgggGACAAGGAGAAG ACAGGGGTGCGATTCCTGCAATGCCCAGCAGCCATGACCGTCATGCATCTCGCCAAGTTTCTTCGCAACAAGATGGATGTGCCCAGCAAGTACAAG GTGGAGGTTCTGTATGAGGATGAGCCACTGAAGGAATACTACACCCTCATGGATATCGCCTACATCTATCCCTGGCGGCGG aATGGGCCTCTTCCCCTCAAGTATCGGGTCCAGCCAGCCTGCAAGCGGCTCACCTTGCCTACAGCACCCACCCCCTCGGAGGGTACCAACACCAGCGGGGCATCCGAGTGTGAGTCCATCAGCGACAaggctcccagccctgccaccctgccagccacctcctcctccctgcccagcccagccaccCCCTGCCATGGCTCCCCCAGCTCCCATGGGCCCCCGGCCACCCACCCTACCTCCCCTACTCCCCCTGCCACAGCCGGTGGGGCCACCGCAGCTGCGAACGGGGGTACCTCGAACTGCCTGCAGACACCATCTTCCACCAGCAGGGGGCGCAAGATGACTGTCAACGGAGCTCCTGTGCCCCCCTTAACTTGA
- the PCGF2 gene encoding polycomb group RING finger protein 2 isoform X3 produces the protein MHRTTRIKITELNPHLMCALCGGYFIDATTIVECLHSFCKTCIVRYLETNKYCPMCDVQVHKTRPLLSIRSDKTLQDIVYKLVPGLFKDEMKRRRDFYAAYPLTEVPNGSNEDRGEVLEQEKGALSDNEIVSLSIEFYEGVRDREEKKGPLENGDGDKEKQTGVRFLQCPAAMTVMHLAKFLRNKMDVPSKYKVEVLYEDEPLKEYYTLMDIAYIYPWRRNGPLPLKYRVQPACKRLTLPTAPTPSEGTNTSGASECESISDKAPSPATLPATSSSLPSPATPCHGSPSSHGPPATHPTSPTPPATAGGATAAANGGTSNCLQTPSSTSRGRKMTVNGAPVPPLT, from the exons ATGCACCGGACCACCCGGATCAAAATCACGGAGCTGAATCCTCACCTCATGTGTGCCCTCTGCGGGGGGTACTTCATTGATGCTACTACCATCGTGGAGTGCTTGCATTCCT TCTGCAAAACCTGCATCGTGCGCTACCTGGAGACCAACAAGTACTGCCCCATGTGTGACGTGCAGGTCCATAAAACCAGACCGCTGCTGAGCATCAG ATCTGACAAGACCCTCCAAGACATCGTCTATAAACTGGTCCCTGGGCTTTTTAAAG aTGAGATGAAACGGCGGCGGGACTTCTACGCAGCGTACCCCCTGACTGAAG TCCCCAATGGCTCCAATGAGGACCGCGGCGAGGTCCTGGAGCAGGAGAAGGGGGCTCTGAGCGACAACGAGATCGTCAGCCTCTCCATTGAGTTCTACGAAGGTGTAAG GGACCGGGAGGAAAAGAAGGGtcctctggaaaatggggatgggGACAAGGAGAAG CAGACAGGGGTGCGATTCCTGCAATGCCCAGCAGCCATGACCGTCATGCATCTCGCCAAGTTTCTTCGCAACAAGATGGATGTGCCCAGCAAGTACAAG GTGGAGGTTCTGTATGAGGATGAGCCACTGAAGGAATACTACACCCTCATGGATATCGCCTACATCTATCCCTGGCGGCGG aATGGGCCTCTTCCCCTCAAGTATCGGGTCCAGCCAGCCTGCAAGCGGCTCACCTTGCCTACAGCACCCACCCCCTCGGAGGGTACCAACACCAGCGGGGCATCCGAGTGTGAGTCCATCAGCGACAaggctcccagccctgccaccctgccagccacctcctcctccctgcccagcccagccaccCCCTGCCATGGCTCCCCCAGCTCCCATGGGCCCCCGGCCACCCACCCTACCTCCCCTACTCCCCCTGCCACAGCCGGTGGGGCCACCGCAGCTGCGAACGGGGGTACCTCGAACTGCCTGCAGACACCATCTTCCACCAGCAGGGGGCGCAAGATGACTGTCAACGGAGCTCCTGTGCCCCCCTTAACTTGA